The sequence below is a genomic window from Blastopirellula marina.
AACAGCTTTTAGATCAAAGCTGCTACTGAGTGTTTGAAACGTCATGACGCCGGTTGGATCGCCGGCAGCAACCGGGATGGCGATGGCCGATTCCAGTCCGAAAACATTCTGTGGAATGCCGTTCGCATCGGGACGCCCCTTAAATACCGATGTCCAATCGACCCCCAGGCTTTCCATATCGTCTAGGTCGATATCGTAGATCAACGCCGTGATTCTTACCTGGGGCTTCGGCACGTCCAGCCGATGCAGCATGCCTTCGATCATCCGAAGGTTTTCTGGTCGATCGATCACGACGACCTGGTTTTCCGATTCCACGATCGCCGCGCGCCCGTCCGAACTGATAAGCGACTGGATCGCCTCAAGCAAGCTTTTGGCGTTGACGTACTCAGGGCGGTAATTCAGTACATCAGTGATGATGCGTGTGCCAGGTGCAGCCCCTGATCCTGCGGCAACTTGATCGATATTCTTGACAGCGTTTTTGATCATCTCCAGGTGGTCGGGATAATCCACGACGGTCAAGCTGTTGGCCGACGCAATCGCCTGGATCGAGCCCCCACGCGACTTCAATGATTCAACTGCCGGGATGATCTCGACTGCACTGGCATGCTCCAGCGGGATCGTCTCGGACCGGAACATGGGATTCGAGGTGCCAAGTTCCGCCAAGGGAACAATCACCAGGCTATCACCCACAGGGCGGTAACCGTATCCATTGAGAAGCAGCAGGGAATCGAGAATGTCGTAAAGCGGTGCATCTCGAAAGGTACCGTTGATGGTTCCTTCCACCTTGCTGCCGAGAACGACGTTGATGTTCCAGATTTCGCTGATCGTTTGCAGCGCGTGCGACAAGCTCGTTTCACGAAGCGTGAGGTCCCCACGCTGTTTTAAAGCCGACTCAATTCGAGGAGAAATTCCTTCCGCTTGGGCCAGCGTAGGAGCCATGACGAAAAGCAGGCCAAGCACCAGCGACAACACCCCCACACGCAGCGCAGTGCTAGGACTGCCGCAGTGGGTTGTCTTCGAGTTATGCGTTTTGGCGTGTCTTATGCCGTCCTGGCTTCTTGACATTCCGTTGCTCTCACCAAACCTTGCTGATGTCATCCCCAGGGGAGCTAGGCTCTACCTTAGGACTTCATCGATTCTTCCTTGGTCGCCCGTCGAATACCAAACAACTGCAAAGCGAGTTCAAGTTGGATCTGGTCCCCTTCGGCATCTAATGACTTCAGTTTCATATCCTGAAGATTAAGATGCGCGTCGAGTGCCTCGAACTTCTCCAGAAAACTTTCAATCTCATCAATCTTGCCTGTTAACGTCAGTCGTAGTTCCCGAACTTCCAAACGGAAGTTGGTCTTCTTGCCCCGTTGAGCGGCAGTAACTGTTTCAACAGGATGATCATTCTCGTGCCACTGACGAACCCGCACGGGCCCCAAGTCGACGCGTCGCAAATGGCAGTTCGATCCACGAGCGAATTGAACGAGGGAAGCGCGAACACGGTGTGCCGCATCTTCGTCAATCATCCGCTCTTGATGAGTTTTGAGCGACTCCTGAATTTCTGCGTGCTTGGTTTTGACCAGGGATAGCTCATTGCGATCGTTGGTTGCTGACTCCAATCGGCGCACGGCTTCCCCGGATCGTTCTTGTAATACCGAATATTCATCGGCGGCCGGAATAAGCGTCACAAGTGCTACCACAAAAGTTACGATTATGCCGACCATCAACGCTGATGGATGCCTCAGAAGTCGGGTCAACGCTTCCCTAAACGCTATCATCGCTGTCCTCCTTCAAGTTTTCCCAGGCGTCAATGTCACAGTGAATCGTAAACTTTACGGCCGGTCCAGACTTGGTTGCGCTAGGAATTGCCCCATCCACGGTAGCTCGATTGACAAAGGGCAACTGCCCGATTTCTTCGGCGTACGAGTAAATACTCGCCTCGGCGGTGGCGTTTCCTTCGATACTCAGGTCCCCTTCCTGATCCAATGCGATACTCGTAAGCCACGTATTTTGAGGAACCTTACTACCCAGTGCATGCACCCACTTGGCAATCTCAGGCTGTCGCAACTGATGACCGATCTGCTGATGCACGTTAAGCGTTTCACGACCTTGCTTCATCGCGCTGTGCAGCAATAGTGACTCACGGTGAATGGGTTCGAGTTCTGCGGCCTGCACCTCCAACTGCTGCAAATGCCACCGCTGCTGAAACAGATATCCCCACACTACTGCCGCAAAAAGGATCACTGCCGCGATTGGTCCCAGGACCTTCATGGTCCGCTTCAGCAGATGTTCTTCGTGATCTGACTTCAGTCGGTCCATCAGATTCGGGCCTGGCGTGGCGTATTCACGAATAGCCAATAGCCCTATTCCGGCGGCCGGATAATGCGAAATGGGCACACCTTTGAGCAGCGGTGTTAGCTCGCTATCCGTATCAACCGTTTCCAGGATCTGCACTGGCATCTTCAAGCGATCGCCGAGTTGTTGGCGAATAGCCTCGGCTCGATATTGTTCGCCGGTCAAATAGACCGAAGCAATCGCATTCTGCAGGACACGAGCATGGCGTCGGCAATAGCGTTGTAGTCTTTCCAGGTGTTGAACAAGAATTTCCGCGATCTCTTCTTGCTGGGTAATTCCCGCTGGACGGTAATCGAGGTATAGCTGCCCCTGGAACGTAACGGCGATTTCCACGCCAGACTGACCAGGACATACCAATAGCGATGGAGCTTCGCGGTCCAGTCTCAAGGCCCCCATGAGTCGACAGAGGGAAATAACCGTTGGCTCGACCGCAATCACCGCAAGACCGACCGATTTCGCCACGTCAAGGATTGCCTCGATAGTTTGTCGGTGAACGACGGAAACGGTTGCATGCTGATGACGTGGATCTTGCTGCACGATACTACCGGCAACCACCTTTGGACCATGTCCCAACGACAGGTATAGTCGGCTGCGAGATTCGATTTCACGAACTTCGTGCATCACGTTGTCGTTTGTGTCGCTCACCACGCGTGTAACGCAGAACTCGCCTGACAAGGCGACATAGGCCTCGTCCACGCCACGCGGCACGTTGGAAAGAAGTGTGCGCAACGCCTTCTTCAGACCTTGCATGCCTTCTTCAGAAGCGATCTTCAAACCACCATCTTGCCACCTCTCTTCCAGAGATTCGCAAGCAACGGGCCTTCCTTCTCGTAACTGATACAGAACGGCACGAACCTTGGTATGACCGATCTGCAGGGCCAGCACAGGTCGATTGTCGACTTTTTTCTGATTGCGTTTTGCTGCCATAGCCTTCTTAGCCGCTAGTACTAACGACACACTCCAAACGTCGAGTTATCTCACCTGCTTCTCCCGTAGCCGTTACGATGATTTCTCCCGGATCACCGTTGGCTGCGGTCACGCTGTAACGATTGCCGCTTCCCGGCGGTAGCTCCACGTTGCTGATGGTGCCTCGCCAAGAGTTGTCTTCTTCGATCATCGCGATGGCATGGTGGACTCCCGCCCCAGCTAGGTACTGGGCCTGGTCGTAGTCCGCCGTGTTTCGATATGCCGAGAACTGCGTCGTTAATCCATTGCCAATTCCCACCAAAATCAGGGAAGTAAGCACCATGACGATCAACACCAACAACAATGCGAACCCGCGTCGCGGAGAACGATTGACGAAGTTCGAGTTGAAGCGATGAAAGATCATGTTGTAAGTACAGTTCCTTAAAATGCTCGCAACCAGGCATTCGTCGTAAGGGTTCGACTGGCCGTTGCCCGATCAGGCAAGGAGTAACTCACAGTAACTCGTACGCAGTGCACATCTTGGGCAACCGTTGTCGCGGTCGTGCCATCAACCTGATAGCCAACGAATCGCAGTCCAGTGATATTGTTGCCCAGTAACTGATTTGCTGTTGTCGTGCCGTAGTACACATTAGTGCCTGCATGATCCCACACGACCGTTGAGCCATCAGGCATCAACAGCGACAGCGATCCGGAATTGTCGCCGGAAGAACTGATCGCCGTGACTTCTTCGCACTGGCGAACTTGCCGTACAATGTGCCGCAACACACCAACGGCCGCTTCATTCCGCAAATTATCAGACTGATAGTCAAGCCACGTATCGTAGTTCACGCGCAACAACACCGAGACGGCGGTCACCGCGGACACCAATAGCGTCACCGCGACCAGCAGTTCCAGTAGGCTAAAGCCATGTCGATTTGTGCGTGTGTTATGTGCCATCTTGATAAAGGGCCATGCTGGCAAGCTTCGTCGCATATGAGACTTGAGCTTCGCCGCTATCTATTGCCGAGTTACCGTTTTCGTCGTCCCACACGGTTACAGTCAGCACCATCAACTGATCGGTGATGCCTCCGCTGGCCGTGGAAGTCGATCGCGTCGCCGTGTAACGAATCCCTTCCAATCCGGGATCGCTAAACGTACCGTTTTCCGATCCTTCCAGAAAATCCGCCGCAGCAATGGAAAGTTGCTGTTCCAACTTGCTCACCGCCAGCAGATTCATCTGGTTCCACGTCTCCAACTCCTGGCCAGTATGAATCGCCGAAGTCATGAAGTTCATTGCCGGAATGATCGCCAATCCCATCAGGAACGTGGCGATAACCACCTCCAGCAGACTGTACGCATTGTTCGACTTCTTCATGACCTTTTCGTCCAATTTCGGTGCACCAGGTGCGCATGGGGACGTGTAAGAATAGGTCACCCCGAATGGACGTCAAAAGAAATGCCCCTGGCAACAAGGAGCCGCTGACTTACAATTCTTCGAGCAATCCCCAGCCGGTTGCGGCGACCACAGTAATGCGATCGGTTCGATCCGGGCCTGCAAATGTCAGCACTGGTGCGACGGTTGCTTCCCCCTGGAAATTAAAGGTCGCGTGGCTACCGGATTGCAGAATGGTGGCTTCGTCTGAGAAGTTATGCGGGCCTTCGACAATCGTTGTCGATCCTCCCAGGCGTTCGATCTGAAAGCCTGTAATCGTCCCGCTGGATGAAATCATGCGTAGGCGATGATCGTCGCCGGTAGCAATGGCCGCTGCCCGAGCCTGTCGCAAAGCCATCAACGTACGAAAGGAATCAGTTCCCCTGGCGACGTTACCTTGAATGCCAGGAGCTAACCTGGTAGCGCCGATGGCCGCCAACAATCCGAGGATTGTCACGACGGCCAATAGTTCTAACAGGCTGTAACCTTGATGCCGGTTTACCGTTGACCGTGCCTGCTTGCAGGTACGATCGTTTTGAAATGCATCAAGATAGGCCATCGTTCTTACATTGCGCTAACACGATGGGTCGTACCGTCAATCGTATAGCTCAGCGAGCTATCGGTCGGAACGGCCGGAACGCCATCTGGCAGGTAATCGGTTCCCAAGTCGGTCAACGCGCTTGGCCAGCTTCCTTCATTGACGAAGTAGCGTTCGACTGCCGCATTGAGCGTAGCAATGTTGTGCTCGTTGACGCGTTGCTTCGCCAGTGCGCTCGAGGTGCTCACGCGGGGAACAACAATCGCTGCGATGATTCCCAGGATGACTACGACTGCCAACAGTTCTAGCAAGGAGAACCCACGACGCTTTCGATTCAACTTGGATTGGTACATCTTTTTTTACTATCTAACGGGTTGAAATTTATCTGTTCCAGCTGCCTACCCATTTGACAAGAGCGACATGATTGTTTGGCCTGTCACTGCTGCCAGATAACTGTAGGTTGCGAGAACGCACTTATTTTTCTACAAGGTCTAACATTCCGAACATTGGCATATAAATCGCTAGTAGAATCCCTCCTACCAGCAATGCCATCAGAATCGTTGTGATCGGTTCGACAACGCGAACGAAGTTGTCGGTCTTGCGTTCGACGTCCTTCTTCAAGTGGTCGCGAATTTGCCGGCTTGCCGGCCCCAGGTTGCCGGTTTGTTCGCCAACGATCACCAATTGGCTGACCACCGGCGGAAACAAGTGCTGATGCCGATCCATTTCACGGCTGAGTCGCTCCCCGCGCCGAACAGCTTTTCCCAGCGATCCGATGGCCTGATTAACGGCCCGATTAACGACCGTTCCCTGACATTGCGCCAAGGCATCGGCCAGGTGAAAGCCACTTTCCAACATCGTTCCCAAGGCATCCATAAACTGAAGCATGGCCATATCCACTAGCCACGGTCCGACGAGCGGCAAGCGTAGCAGCTTCCGGTCCATGGCGATCGCGAATGTTTGTTTTTGTCTCAACTGTCGAATCGCAATCGCAAGTCCGATCAACGCCAGCAGAATGATCCATCCGTATGACGTGGTGAAATGACCAACATTCACCAGAATCTGCGTTGGCAGAGGTAGGGGAATCTTCGACTTACGATAGGTATCCTCGAAGACCGGCAAGATAAACAGGATCATGAATGCACAAACCCCACTTCCAGCCAACGTTACGATAGCCGGATAGCTGAGCTTTTTCATGATGCGACCGCGCAGGTCGTTGTCGGTTTCAAGCTTATCGGAGATTCGACGCAGAACTTGCGGCACGTTGCCGGATCGTTCGCCGATGCGAATCTGTTGAATGAGGATCTCGTCGAAGACCCCCTCCTGGCTACTGAGTGCCTTTGAGAAGCTATCCCCTCGTTCAATCGCCGAGTGCAGCGACATCAACAGGGTTCGCCCCCAACGCATCGTCGATTCGTTGGCGATCGTCATAATGGCTTTGGGCAGTGTGACGCCGTTTTCTAGCAGTGTCGCCAGGTGCGAGAACACCTCACCCAAACGACGCGGCGAGACGGACTTGCGTCGGCGTCCAGGCGTCAGTTGAATCGAATGCAGCCAATTGAAAAAGCCGCCAACCCCGGAGCCTGATGCGTTTGATCGAACTGTCGTTGCTTTCATGGCAGTGGCCTAACCCATCGTCTTGAAGTACGCTTCTTCCAGCGTGGTACGCCCTGCAACGGCCATCCGAATGCCGGCAGTCAACAGATCGGTCATCCCTTCCTCGACCGCCATTTCTCGTAGTTTTGCCTGAGGCATTCCTTGATCGATCGCCTCGGCCATACGCAACGTGTTAACCATGATCTCGAATACCGGCACACGCCCCTGATACCCGCTACCCAGGCACTTGTTGCAACCGCGTCCGTGGTAAAACACGGCATCGGACGGAATCTTGCAGCGACGGGCGATCGTCTCAAGCATCGTCTGATTCGGCTTGGCAGGCTCTTTGCAGAAAGGGCATATCGTACGCAGCAGACGCTGTGCGACGCTTCCCAATAGCGAGCCACCAATACGGAAGTGATCGATACCCAAGTCGTTCAATCGCGTCACCGAACCGACCGCATCATTGGTATGCAATGTACTGATCAGCAAGTGCCCGGTCAGAGCGGCTTGAACGGCGGTCGTTGCCGTTTCGTGGTCGCGGATTTCACCCACCATGATGACATCGGGGTCTTGCCGCATGATGTATTTCAGTGCGTTGGCAAAACCTAGCCCGAATTCGTTGTCGGAATGAACCTGAGTGATACCTGGCAGGCGATATTCCACAGGGTCTTCCACCGTCACGATATTGCGGTGAACCTGGTTCAGCTCGGTAAGCATCGCGTAAAGAGTGGTCGACTTACCAGAACCTGTCGGCCCAGTCACGACCAGCATGCCGTGCGGCTTGTCGATCAATTCCTGCAGACGCTGGCGATCAATATCGCTGAAGCCCAACTGGTCCATACGGAAAACCTTCGAGCTTTCGTCGATCAGACGCATCACGACCTTCTCGCCCAGTACGGTGGGGATGGTGCTGATACGAAAGTTCACGCTTTTGCCGTTGTCCTCAATGCTGATATGGCCGTCCTGAGGGCGACGCGTCTCCGTGGTATCCATATCGCCCATCACTTTGATACGGGCAATCACGGCCTCTTCAATGTGATTGGGAATGGTCATCACTTGCTGCAATTGACCATCGACACGGTAACGTACGCGCATTTCCGGCTTGTGCGGTTCCAGGTGAATATCGCTTGAGCCTGAGTTGATTGCCCCCGACAGGATGGACCTCACCAGACGAACCACCGGGGCTGACTCTTCTTCATTTAGAGCGGCGATTTCCTCGGCCTGGTCATCCTGGTCTTCATGCTGCTCGAGTTCCTGCAGCTTCATGTCAACGATCGTCTGGCGAGCGACAATCTTGTCGTCGAACCCACGATCGAGCGTATCTTGAATATCGGCGGTGAAACTCACGATCGGATCGATTGGGTAACCGGTGATCAGTTCCGCTTCCGAGATCGTCTCGATGTCGTCTGGAGCGGCCATCGCCAGTTGCAGACGTCGTTTGACCAGGCCAACAGGCACCGTCGTACGGCTTCGCGAAAACTCTTCCGGGAGCAGACGAACCAACTGCGGATTCACTGCCTCGGCGACGATTGTCTCGAAAGGAACCTCGAACTGCTCGGAAAGTGCTGAACCGACTTGCTCGCGAGTAACGAGCCCTCGGCGCAGCAGAATGGCCCCCAGCATACCTCGTTCGGAACCCTGACTACGGAGCGCCGATTCGAGTTGTTCCTGGGTGATATGCCCGCGGGCTACCAGAATGTCACCTAGTCGTCCAGCCATCGTGAATCTCTGTCAATGCACCCGTTCGACTAACTCACCGCCTGAGGCGATAAGAGCAGTTCGATCTTGTGTTCTAAAACGGCCGGGTCGTAAGGGGTTACGAGGTAATCCTTGGCCCCGGCTTTGAATGCCTTTTGCACGACATCGAGACTTGGATCGGTTGAGAAAACGAGGACCGGTGTCTGGTAGCTCTTTTCATGGACCTGAAGTTGATGAATCAGGTCCAAGCCTTTCATGCCGGCCAGTTCCAGGTCGACAATTACCAGGTCGATCTGCTTCTCTTCAAACTGAGTAAGTGCCGCGTCCGAGTTCTCGACGATCTGCACTTCGAACCCAAGCAGTTCCAATCGGAAGGCGGTGATGTCCGCCAAAAGCGGATCGTCTTCGACGACGAGAATGAAATGCTTGTTTTTACGCATAGCTGCGTCCTTCGAAATGAAGCTTTGGATGTCGCTATTTAACGCACAACCTTAGCTTTCCCTGGAAGGCAAGCAAATCGACAGAGATTGAAATGGGAGATCAGCCCGCATAACCGTTATTTACGGATCATACGGAACGACTGATCATCGCTGGCTCGCAGCTCGCTGCTTAGCAGCTACTTCCACCAACTGGGGCGAGGGACGCAGAGCGATCAGGGGATATTGCTTTAAGAAGTAAGGAGCCTGAGCGACTTCTTTCAGTTGCTCTCGTAGTTCCGGCGGCAGTTCTGCCAGTTTCTCTGGCGTCGTCAGAACGACCATGTTCGGGCCGTCGGCAAATTCCGCCTGAAGTTCGTCAGGGTCCTCGGGAATGAACTTTACCGACTGACGGGCATAAAACACCCAACTGGATTCGCTCACCCCGAAAGAGCATAGCTGAGCTTCTGGCTCGGCGGCCTCGATATCGGCCAATAGCCGACCGATCTGTTGTTGATCTGAAACACGCTGAGCGATAACGGCAAACACCCCGACGATAAACAACATGGAAGTGACCGCGAACACGCGAAACGCTTGCTGATAGTTCTGCTGCGACTTTCGCCACCACGCCAGGCCACCACCAACGACAAGCAGCAAGCCAACCAACGCCACCAGTTCTTCGCCTGGCATGAATTTGCCAGCCAGGATCGTCAAGGCGACCACAAGCACCGCTCCGACGACGGTCGTCAATCCGAATCCAAGATCGAGCCAGCGAGGTGAAAGTTCAGTCCGCTTTTCGATCACTCGGGATACAAACACCCCAGTGATTAGCGCGAGGCCAGGGTAAAGCGGCGTGATGTAGCTGGGAAGCTTCGTCTGTGCGATCGAAAAAGCCCCCATCCATACGCCAACCCAACAGCAGCAGAAAATCAGCGCGGCTTTCGTCTTCGTATTGCTTCTCAGTTGCTGGCTCAGATCCCACAGCATCGGCGTGAAAAAGACCGACCAGGGAAAGAAGCCAACGCATATTGCGATCAGATAGTAAATCGGTGGCCCTGAATGCCCTTCAAAGGAAGTCACCGCGCGATTGAGATTGTGGTCGAGGAAGAAGCCTTCGATCCAACGAAAATCACGAGCGGCGACCCAGATGTACCAAGGCAGTGCCACTCCCAGGCAGGCCACGACCGCAAGGATCGGACGCATGAACCAAACGGTTTTCAGAAAATGAATTGGGTAGAAAGGTCGCAACAAGGAAACTCCCCATTGCCACCAGGTGGTCGTTGGCTCGGCTGCCGGCAAACGCATGATCAACAAGAACATGCCCATGATCGCCGTTGGCAAGATCAGTCCTACCGGCCCCTTCGACAACACAGCCAGCCCCAATGCACCATATAGCAATGCGACTTGCCACCACTGGGCCGGATAGTAGGTCGACTCGGTGCGTTCGCTTTGCTCGCCTTGCGGGAAACTGAAGAAAACAAAGGTCCACAGCCCCAGCGTGACAAAGAAGATCAAAGGTGCATCAGGGGTCGCCGCGCGCGACGCGACGGTAAACATCATCGTGGTTGCCAGGCAAACACCGGCCCATAGTCCGGCCGTGACATTAAACAATCGCCGCCCCATGTCGTAGGTCAGCAGAACCGTCATCATTCCCAGGAACGCGGAAAAAAACCGGGCGCTAAACTCACTGATCCCGAATAGGGAATAGGCCGTAATCATCAGCCAGTAAAGAAACACAGGCTTGTGCGTGCGTAGCTCGTCATTAAATCGAGGAACGACCCAGTCCGCGGCTTCGATCATCTCGATCGCGCAGCCAGCATTGCGTGGCTCGTCGCGATCCCACAACTTGGGACCACCGAGATTGGTGAAGAATACAACTAAGCAGAGGGCAATAAGCAGCCCCAGGTTTTTGTTCGCGGAGAACATGGCAGCATTCCTTTGCTTGCACACGGGTCAAGCGGGCAGTTTACCCGAATTGAAGCCCCTCGGCCAATGGCACTTCGCCAGTACCAGTCTGCCATTGGTGAAACCAACGAAAAGCGTTAATTTGGCGATAGCACGGCATTTACCATCGATCGGAACATGTACAAGACAGTGACCACACACCACGCCAACGCAAAAGTGGAGTCCCCCCGGCAGGCAGAAAGCTCCTACGCCGCCCCCTTGCCTGCTCCGAGCTTGATGGACGCGAAGGTCGAGCGGTTTCCTGCTCGCTTCTTCATAGTTCTATCTGGCGTCCTGGCCCTCTGTGGCGTGCTTTCGTTGTTCATCGATCACGCGGTCAGCGGTCAGTTGGCAGCCCCCCCTCACGAATTTCGTTACATCGAAGGGGATTTGAAAAAGCTTATCGCTCTTTCGGAAGTCTTCGGCCACGGTACCGGCGTGATCATGGTCGTCCTGGCTGTGTTTGCCCTGGATCTGGCCAACCGCTGGAAAGTCGGCTTGCTACTAGGCACCGCTTTTGGTGCTGGCCTGATGGCGAATGTTGCCAAGTTCTTTGGAATCGCTCGCTATCGCCCTCACGCGTTCGATTTTTCCTTGTCCATCTGGGACAGCTTCTATCAATGGTTTCCGTTTATGAATTGGCTGTCGCAAGACGAGCTCCGCCAATCGGCCCTGCAAAGCTTTCCATCTGGCCACTCGGCAACGGCGGCGGGGCTTTGTGTGGGACTCTGCTTTCTTTACCCCCATGCCCGTTGGTACTTTCTGCTGGTCACTGCCCTGGCCTGTTTTCAGCGGGTTGTCTTTCAGATGCATTTCCCCAGCGATGTCTGCCTGGGTGCTGCCCTGGGGATGGCCACCGCAACATTTCTGCTGACCTATGGACGGCTGCCCGAGGCTGTCGCTTGGGCGGAATCGAAGATTAGGAAGACCAGGCCAACTGGGTAGAAGTCGGGCAATCAATTTCTTCGCCAGTGATTCGCCAAACCTGTGGGAATTTGTCACACTCGACGCTAGATCTTGTTCCGATCCCCAAGGAGTACCTCATGACTTCCCTGCTTTGCGTGATGGCGATTCTGACGGCTCCTCCTTCCCAGAAACCTGTTGTCAGCACAGAACTCAACCCTGCCCAGGTCGAACACCAGGAACCGCTTGAGCCGCATGAGATCCGCAAGGCTATTCGGACAGCCCTGCGCGATGAAGCAACAAGTGATTCGATTCACAAGCGACGAAAGGCGATCGTTCGCATCTGCGCCCTCTATGCCGAGATGATGCTCAACGAGGACTTCGCCGAGTACGAGAAGGAAAAACTACAGGCCAAATTGGGGTCGCGACTTCGGAGTGTTCGAGACGACCTCAAGAAGTTAGCTGAGGAACAGCCTGCCGAAAGTTTGTCGGAAGCGAAGTCAGCCAACGGCGGGGGTGCCATCGACGAGCGTGGTGCCGATGAACTGATTGAATTGATTACCACCACAATCGATCCGGAAACCTGGGAAGTTCACGGCGGTAAGGGAAGTATCTTCTACTTCAGTAACTTCCGTGTTCTGGTGGTACGGCAAACGCAGGACGTGCACGCGAAGTTGGGCGGAATCCTTGGTGCCAGGCCATAAAAAAGCCTGCCACGTTGCGGCAGGCTTCTTGGTTCAAAATATATGACAATCGCGATGACTACTTAGCGATGTCAAGCAGTTCGATATCGAACAGCAGAACGGCATTGGGTGGAATGCCTGGGCGGCCTTGAGGGCCATAAGCCAGGTCGGCAGGAATGTACAGCTTCCACTTGCCACCGACCTTCATCAGTTGCAGAGCTTCTGTCCAACCTTCGATGACACCATTGACGGGGAACTGAGCTGGTTCGCCACGCTTGTAAGAGCTATCGAACTCGGTGCCGTCGATCAGGGTGCCTTTATAGTGGCAGACAACCGTGTCGGTCAGCTTTGGCGTAGCCCCGGTACCTTCTTTGACGACTTCGTACTGCAAACCGCTCTTGGTGGTTTTGACACCTTCCTTCTTGGCGTTATCGGCCAGGTATTCCGTACCAGCCTTGGCGGCCATTTCGGCCTTTTTCTGCATCTGGGTTTGGACCAAAGCCTGGAAAGCCTGGAGAGCGGCACCGACCTGTTCTTCAGTCAGCTTCGACTCGGCACCGGTCAGGCCGTCACGAAAACCTGCCACCAGGGCATCGACGTCAAAGGGTACATCGGGATTAGCAATTTCGTTCGCGATATTACGGCCAATGGCGTAGGAAGCTTTTTGTTCGGTCGACTCCAATTTAATCTCCTGGGCAAAAGCCGCGTGAGCGACCAGCACCATCGCGATGGCGCAAAGTGAACGGATCATGAATTTCCTTTCGGGCATTTAGGTGGGGTCCCGGGACGGGTC
It includes:
- a CDS encoding secretin N-terminal domain-containing protein; translated protein: MSRSQDGIRHAKTHNSKTTHCGSPSTALRVGVLSLVLGLLFVMAPTLAQAEGISPRIESALKQRGDLTLRETSLSHALQTISEIWNINVVLGSKVEGTINGTFRDAPLYDILDSLLLLNGYGYRPVGDSLVIVPLAELGTSNPMFRSETIPLEHASAVEIIPAVESLKSRGGSIQAIASANSLTVVDYPDHLEMIKNAVKNIDQVAAGSGAAPGTRIITDVLNYRPEYVNAKSLLEAIQSLISSDGRAAIVESENQVVVIDRPENLRMIEGMLHRLDVPKPQVRITALIYDIDLDDMESLGVDWTSVFKGRPDANGIPQNVFGLESAIAIPVAAGDPTGVMTFQTLSSSFDLKAVIDAVRQMDDSRLLADPNVVVVNREKAMIQIVTEIPYQQLTQTSAGGNIGTTAFREAGVMLTVTPRIAADGTIEMDVVPSFSRLTGYSDGPNPQPIIDKRETSTTVRVADGQVLVIGGLRQRVDISNDNGIPYLKDIKYVGKLFRYRQTQVRESELVVFLRTEILPCPTTGLNCRHTDAYEESFTKLDAIPQASQFPWPKMSPPPPGKRPTSFGPDPRRGMSAEGGMPAHETAPQWIEGEPIQTPANTEPILRESHVIRRFPMVR
- a CDS encoding PilN domain-containing protein, giving the protein MAAKRNQKKVDNRPVLALQIGHTKVRAVLYQLREGRPVACESLEERWQDGGLKIASEEGMQGLKKALRTLLSNVPRGVDEAYVALSGEFCVTRVVSDTNDNVMHEVREIESRSRLYLSLGHGPKVVAGSIVQQDPRHQHATVSVVHRQTIEAILDVAKSVGLAVIAVEPTVISLCRLMGALRLDREAPSLLVCPGQSGVEIAVTFQGQLYLDYRPAGITQQEEIAEILVQHLERLQRYCRRHARVLQNAIASVYLTGEQYRAEAIRQQLGDRLKMPVQILETVDTDSELTPLLKGVPISHYPAAGIGLLAIREYATPGPNLMDRLKSDHEEHLLKRTMKVLGPIAAVILFAAVVWGYLFQQRWHLQQLEVQAAELEPIHRESLLLHSAMKQGRETLNVHQQIGHQLRQPEIAKWVHALGSKVPQNTWLTSIALDQEGDLSIEGNATAEASIYSYAEEIGQLPFVNRATVDGAIPSATKSGPAVKFTIHCDIDAWENLKEDSDDSV
- a CDS encoding prepilin-type N-terminal cleavage/methylation domain-containing protein, producing the protein MAHNTRTNRHGFSLLELLVAVTLLVSAVTAVSVLLRVNYDTWLDYQSDNLRNEAAVGVLRHIVRQVRQCEEVTAISSSGDNSGSLSLLMPDGSTVVWDHAGTNVYYGTTTANQLLGNNITGLRFVGYQVDGTTATTVAQDVHCVRVTVSYSLPDRATASRTLTTNAWLRAF
- a CDS encoding Tfp pilus assembly protein FimT/FimU encodes the protein MAYLDAFQNDRTCKQARSTVNRHQGYSLLELLAVVTILGLLAAIGATRLAPGIQGNVARGTDSFRTLMALRQARAAAIATGDDHRLRMISSSGTITGFQIERLGGSTTIVEGPHNFSDEATILQSGSHATFNFQGEATVAPVLTFAGPDRTDRITVVAATGWGLLEEL
- a CDS encoding competence type IV pilus major pilin ComGC, producing MYQSKLNRKRRGFSLLELLAVVVILGIIAAIVVPRVSTSSALAKQRVNEHNIATLNAAVERYFVNEGSWPSALTDLGTDYLPDGVPAVPTDSSLSYTIDGTTHRVSAM
- a CDS encoding type II secretion system F family protein — its product is MKATTVRSNASGSGVGGFFNWLHSIQLTPGRRRKSVSPRRLGEVFSHLATLLENGVTLPKAIMTIANESTMRWGRTLLMSLHSAIERGDSFSKALSSQEGVFDEILIQQIRIGERSGNVPQVLRRISDKLETDNDLRGRIMKKLSYPAIVTLAGSGVCAFMILFILPVFEDTYRKSKIPLPLPTQILVNVGHFTTSYGWIILLALIGLAIAIRQLRQKQTFAIAMDRKLLRLPLVGPWLVDMAMLQFMDALGTMLESGFHLADALAQCQGTVVNRAVNQAIGSLGKAVRRGERLSREMDRHQHLFPPVVSQLVIVGEQTGNLGPASRQIRDHLKKDVERKTDNFVRVVEPITTILMALLVGGILLAIYMPMFGMLDLVEK